A DNA window from Amycolatopsis sp. DSM 110486 contains the following coding sequences:
- the lepB gene encoding signal peptidase I, which produces MTDFPAPPAASPRTRRFSPFLALFVVFVLAGPVLAGTGVVKLFGYTTVRIGERSMEATVGYDEPMVLHWAGSHEIHRGDLVLFQIDAFPDSPPGYHLLARVIAVGGDRVVCCGPDNRLQVNGKSVTEPYLDPAVPLSAAAYEFTAQVPPGSIFVAGDKRDIPGDSRNYVYAPGDGAIPLSKVDGVIVARGTVFSSVTLKPTTAFTDAGLPGASTADTGLHLARYLILGGAALFVLGFICLIVTVARSGGRRRRAAVGPPMH; this is translated from the coding sequence GTGACTGACTTCCCGGCGCCCCCGGCAGCGTCGCCTCGCACGCGCCGCTTTTCGCCGTTTCTGGCGCTTTTCGTGGTGTTCGTCCTGGCCGGCCCGGTGCTCGCGGGGACCGGGGTGGTCAAGCTGTTCGGCTACACCACCGTGCGCATCGGCGAACGCTCCATGGAAGCCACGGTCGGATATGACGAGCCCATGGTTCTCCACTGGGCCGGGAGCCACGAGATCCACCGGGGCGACCTGGTCTTGTTCCAGATCGACGCGTTTCCCGACTCGCCGCCCGGCTACCACCTCCTCGCGCGCGTGATCGCCGTCGGCGGTGACCGGGTGGTCTGCTGCGGGCCCGACAACCGGCTGCAGGTGAACGGCAAGTCCGTCACCGAGCCCTACCTCGATCCGGCGGTGCCGCTCTCGGCCGCCGCCTACGAGTTCACCGCGCAGGTGCCGCCAGGCTCAATTTTCGTCGCGGGCGACAAGCGCGACATCCCCGGCGATTCCCGCAACTATGTCTACGCGCCCGGCGACGGGGCCATCCCGCTGTCCAAAGTAGACGGAGTGATTGTCGCGAGGGGCACTGTCTTCTCCTCCGTGACCCTCAAGCCCACCACGGCGTTCACCGACGCCGGCCTGCCTGGAGCGTCCACCGCGGACACCGGACTCCACCTGGCCCGGTACCTGATCCTCGGTGGTGCCGCGCTGTTCGTGCTCGGGTTCATCTGCTTGATCGTGACCGTCGCGCGCTCCGGCGGAAGACGACGAAGAGCAGCCGTAGGCCCACCAATGCACTGA
- a CDS encoding snapalysin family zinc-dependent metalloprotease codes for MRARGFGRIAAIAVAVAAPLGVGLVAGPGAEAAAATTVYYTSSGAPDYVAQIDQGAANWNAVVADVKLVKRSSGATVVFHEIHSGGSYTQTDGHGNGDVYLDTSQVEEGFDPTRIAAHELGHNLGLPDDYDGPCSELMSGHGPGTSCTNAKPSAQEAAKVQQLWRNGFGGVKGVGTRVTAGVY; via the coding sequence ATGAGGGCACGCGGGTTCGGGCGCATCGCGGCGATCGCGGTGGCGGTGGCGGCGCCGCTGGGTGTCGGGCTGGTCGCGGGGCCGGGCGCGGAGGCCGCCGCGGCGACGACGGTGTACTACACGTCGAGTGGGGCACCGGATTACGTGGCCCAGATCGACCAGGGCGCGGCGAACTGGAACGCCGTGGTGGCCGATGTGAAGCTCGTGAAGCGCTCGTCCGGGGCGACGGTGGTGTTCCACGAGATCCACAGTGGCGGGTCGTACACGCAGACCGATGGTCACGGGAATGGGGACGTGTATTTGGATACGTCTCAGGTGGAGGAGGGATTTGATCCGACAAGGATTGCGGCGCACGAGCTGGGGCACAATCTCGGGCTGCCGGATGATTACGACGGGCCTTGTTCGGAGCTGATGTCGGGGCACGGTCCCGGGACGTCGTGCACCAATGCCAAGCCCAGTGCGCAGGAGGCGGCGAAGGTGCAGCAGTTGTGGCGCAACGGGTTCGGAGGTGTTAAGGGCGTGGGGACTCGGGTTACGGCTGGGGTTTATTGA
- a CDS encoding sensor histidine kinase: MGVLRPVVSGVTYRRWVYLILSGAISVPYLLFAAVAVPSLAPFVTSLGWASVLGVLVTVVVLGATSFLPAVRVLEAAAVRELLGEAAAGRPATVRARARYSLMFVLHVGVGAVVSTVTLAVPVGFGFSVSAVFTGKLVDNGTEVVAVDRGWGSAWLPVAFAAAFVVLVYVVWGVGGLLRRAAGALLGMSAAERIAQLERRTEQLAERTRLARELHDSVGHALSVVTVQAGAARRTLRTDPGFTEQALTAIEESARTALDDLDHVLGLLRDGASSRNPQPGLAELPALVEATRLAGTEVHADVQGSLGAVPAVVSREVYRILQECLTNAVRYAGTVPVSVAVVVSAGQLCATVANPLGVPRPPRARGGRGLRGMAERAELLGGKLAAGPAGDRWEVVVTVPWGNR, encoded by the coding sequence GTGGGAGTTCTCCGGCCGGTGGTGAGCGGGGTGACCTATCGCCGATGGGTCTACCTGATCCTGAGCGGGGCGATCAGCGTGCCGTACCTGTTGTTCGCGGCGGTGGCGGTGCCTTCGTTGGCGCCGTTCGTGACGTCGCTGGGGTGGGCGTCGGTGCTCGGGGTTTTGGTGACGGTGGTGGTGTTGGGGGCGACGTCGTTCCTGCCGGCGGTGCGGGTGCTGGAGGCGGCCGCGGTGCGGGAGCTGCTGGGCGAGGCGGCGGCGGGGCGGCCGGCCACCGTGCGGGCGCGGGCGCGGTACAGCCTGATGTTCGTGCTGCACGTCGGGGTCGGGGCGGTGGTGAGCACCGTGACGCTCGCGGTACCGGTGGGGTTCGGGTTTTCGGTGAGCGCGGTGTTCACGGGGAAGCTGGTGGACAACGGCACCGAGGTCGTCGCGGTGGACCGGGGGTGGGGGTCGGCGTGGCTGCCGGTGGCGTTCGCGGCCGCGTTCGTGGTGCTGGTCTACGTGGTGTGGGGCGTCGGCGGGCTGCTGCGGCGGGCGGCGGGGGCGTTGCTGGGGATGTCGGCGGCCGAGCGCATCGCGCAGCTCGAGCGGCGGACCGAACAGCTGGCCGAGCGCACCCGGCTCGCGCGCGAGCTGCACGATTCGGTGGGGCACGCGCTGTCCGTGGTGACGGTGCAGGCGGGGGCCGCGCGCCGGACGCTGCGGACCGACCCGGGGTTCACCGAGCAGGCGCTCACGGCCATCGAGGAATCGGCGCGCACTGCGCTGGACGACCTCGATCACGTACTCGGGTTGTTGCGCGACGGGGCTTCGTCGCGCAACCCGCAGCCGGGCCTGGCGGAGCTGCCGGCGCTCGTCGAGGCAACGCGGCTGGCGGGCACGGAAGTGCACGCCGACGTGCAGGGTTCGCTGGGTGCGGTGCCCGCGGTCGTGTCGCGTGAGGTGTACCGGATCCTGCAGGAGTGCCTGACCAACGCGGTGCGCTACGCGGGCACGGTGCCGGTGAGTGTCGCCGTGGTGGTGTCGGCGGGGCAGCTGTGCGCGACGGTGGCGAACCCGCTGGGCGTGCCCCGCCCACCGCGGGCCCGAGGTGGGCGGGGCCTTCGGGGCATGGCCGAGCGTGCGGAGCTGCTGGGTGGCAAGCTGGCGGCGGGACCGGCGGGGGACCGGTGGGAGGTCGTGGTGACGGTGCCGTGGGGGAACCGATGA
- a CDS encoding response regulator transcription factor, translated as MKVTVLLVDDEQLIRAGLRAIVDAEPDLTVVGEAADGAEVPGLVARLRPDVVLMDVRMPAVDGIRATQHLMSTVDAPPKVIVVTTFENDDYVYDALLAGASGFLLKRARPEEIVAGIRTVATGESLLFPAAIRRLAAAHPRGPARDGLTSAALTDREREVLRLMAAGLSNTEIATDLYLGLQTVKTHVGNILSKLGARDRTQAVIRAYESGFVTPKP; from the coding sequence ATGAAGGTGACCGTGCTGCTGGTCGACGACGAACAGCTCATCCGCGCCGGCCTGCGCGCGATCGTCGACGCGGAGCCGGACCTCACGGTGGTCGGCGAGGCCGCCGACGGAGCCGAGGTGCCGGGCCTGGTCGCACGCCTGCGTCCCGACGTGGTGCTGATGGACGTGCGCATGCCCGCCGTCGACGGGATCCGCGCGACGCAGCACCTGATGTCTACTGTGGACGCTCCGCCGAAGGTGATCGTGGTGACCACCTTCGAAAACGACGACTACGTCTACGACGCCCTGCTCGCCGGCGCCAGCGGCTTCCTGCTCAAGCGCGCCCGCCCGGAGGAGATCGTCGCGGGCATCCGCACCGTGGCCACAGGTGAATCACTGCTCTTCCCGGCCGCCATCCGCCGCCTCGCCGCCGCCCACCCCCGCGGCCCGGCCCGCGACGGCCTCACCTCCGCCGCCCTCACCGACCGCGAGCGCGAAGTCCTGCGCCTCATGGCCGCCGGCCTGTCCAACACGGAAATCGCCACGGACCTCTACCTGGGCCTCCAAACGGTCAAAACCCACGTCGGCAACATCCTCTCCAAACTCGGCGCGCGCGACCGCACCCAGGCGGTGATCCGGGCTTACGAGTCGGGCTTCGTGACGCCGAAACCCTGA
- a CDS encoding GGDEF domain-containing protein, giving the protein MTTPRAVRFAFQPMYSLHTGGVVAYEALARPGKGTAHELLAEARRAGRLAEVDLGLAAAAVRQEAERPSALPLHLNISARTLASGPAAFDELIAELGAAGRRTRDVVLEIGPPFTHLPGDRLLGGMRALSELGFRLALDGLGRGDLPLALLAQAPVDLVKLDRSVLRGLPDEPAAVAVVESLLHFTTRTGIRLVATGIETGPQLDAAQNLGVRIAQGNLLAPPAAHRSAPSAGAVVPDDRRSPAPPTAPRVGDFLRPATTLPSDATCDAVREVLAAADAPTGVIGVDEHNRPQWSVDRTRFLVAVTGPYGHALHAKRPAERLADKPHTIDATASALEFLELVTDADWGRTGDDVVVVDNAGRTLGVVLVTEVVRGVAEAKVEEAVTLSPLTRLPGSEAVARDVERRISTGEQFVAAWLDVDSFKSVNDNAGFAAGDDLIRALGETLTGLSRRLPRMRVSHVGGDDFLIVCDVDEIGTVAAALLDTHWSAEGMPVTVSLATVVCGSGSIPSYRDASRLLAPLKKRAKAVPGSSWVLSRPGSDRVEVLRGIGRDVAVSRSA; this is encoded by the coding sequence GTGACGACGCCCCGTGCGGTCCGGTTCGCCTTCCAGCCGATGTACAGCCTGCACACCGGCGGCGTTGTCGCGTACGAAGCGCTCGCCCGCCCCGGCAAGGGCACGGCCCACGAGCTGCTCGCCGAAGCCCGCCGCGCCGGCCGCCTGGCCGAGGTCGACCTGGGCCTCGCCGCGGCCGCGGTGCGCCAGGAGGCCGAGCGCCCGAGCGCGCTGCCCCTGCACCTGAACATCTCCGCCCGCACGCTCGCGTCGGGCCCCGCCGCGTTCGACGAGCTGATCGCCGAGCTCGGTGCCGCCGGCCGCCGCACACGTGACGTGGTCCTGGAGATCGGCCCGCCGTTCACGCACCTGCCCGGAGACCGGCTTCTGGGCGGTATGCGGGCTTTGTCGGAGCTGGGCTTCCGGCTGGCGCTCGACGGCCTCGGTCGCGGCGACCTCCCGCTCGCGTTGCTGGCCCAAGCGCCCGTGGACTTGGTGAAGCTCGACCGCAGCGTGCTGCGCGGCCTGCCGGACGAGCCGGCGGCGGTGGCCGTGGTCGAGTCGCTGCTGCACTTCACGACGCGCACCGGCATCCGGCTCGTCGCGACCGGCATCGAGACCGGTCCGCAGCTGGACGCGGCGCAGAACCTCGGCGTGCGCATCGCGCAGGGCAACCTCCTGGCGCCCCCGGCCGCGCACCGCAGCGCGCCGTCGGCCGGCGCCGTGGTGCCCGACGACCGCCGCTCGCCCGCGCCGCCCACCGCGCCCCGCGTCGGCGACTTCCTGCGTCCCGCCACCACGCTGCCGTCCGACGCGACCTGCGACGCCGTGCGTGAGGTCCTCGCGGCGGCCGACGCCCCGACCGGCGTGATCGGCGTCGACGAGCACAACCGTCCACAGTGGTCGGTCGACCGCACGCGGTTCCTGGTCGCCGTGACCGGCCCGTACGGCCACGCCCTGCACGCCAAGCGCCCGGCCGAGCGGCTGGCCGACAAACCGCACACCATCGACGCCACGGCGAGCGCGCTGGAGTTCCTCGAGCTGGTCACCGACGCCGACTGGGGCCGCACCGGCGACGACGTGGTCGTGGTCGACAACGCCGGCCGGACTCTTGGCGTGGTCCTGGTGACCGAGGTGGTCCGCGGCGTCGCCGAGGCGAAGGTCGAGGAGGCCGTGACCCTGAGCCCGCTCACGCGGCTGCCCGGCAGCGAGGCCGTGGCGCGCGACGTCGAACGCCGCATCTCCACGGGCGAGCAGTTCGTGGCGGCGTGGCTCGACGTGGACTCCTTCAAGTCCGTGAACGACAACGCCGGCTTCGCCGCGGGCGACGACCTCATCCGCGCCCTCGGCGAAACCCTCACGGGCCTCTCGCGGCGCCTCCCGCGCATGCGCGTCAGCCACGTCGGCGGCGACGACTTCCTCATCGTCTGCGACGTCGACGAGATCGGCACGGTCGCCGCCGCCCTCCTCGACACGCACTGGTCCGCCGAGGGCATGCCGGTCACCGTGTCGCTGGCCACCGTCGTCTGCGGCAGCGGCTCCATCCCCTCCTACCGCGACGCCTCCCGCCTGCTCGCCCCGCTCAAAAAGCGAGCCAAAGCGGTCCCCGGCTCGAGCTGGGTCCTGAGCCGCCCGGGCTCCGACCGCGTCGAGGTGCTCCGCGGCATCGGCCGCGACGTGGCGGTCAGTCGCTCGGCTTGA
- a CDS encoding lycopene cyclase family protein yields the protein MSDVLIAGGGPAGWALARACARRGLATTLVDAAPQAPWRATYSAWADELPGLPGEVIASAPSATVAFGTCEHRLDRGYLVLDNAGLRSWLTAAPVTVVAGRVARAEHGHHGSTVVLADDRRLATAVVVDASGRNRVLSGGPPRGHRAEQTAYGLVLPAADAERLVPGASDTAVFMDWRDGAPSFRYLLPLGDGSVLVEETSLAHRPGVPVEELAARLRTRLAGAGLRPHGREERVRIVLDVPLPGRGAVVPFGVAAGLVHPATGYSVATALRLAPRVAAALAGAFEAGPRAAVRAARRTLWTTEARAVHSLRQYGLRALRRMSPAELAEFFDLFFALPAPVQQAYTSGREDLPGTAAAMARLFRAAPPTLRARLAGRRPNTIR from the coding sequence GTGAGCGACGTGCTGATCGCGGGCGGCGGGCCCGCCGGGTGGGCGCTGGCGCGCGCCTGCGCCCGGCGCGGGCTCGCGACCACGCTCGTCGACGCCGCGCCGCAGGCACCGTGGCGTGCCACCTACAGCGCGTGGGCCGACGAGCTGCCCGGGCTGCCGGGCGAGGTGATCGCGTCGGCACCCAGCGCGACGGTCGCGTTCGGCACGTGCGAGCACCGGCTCGACCGCGGCTACCTCGTGCTCGACAACGCCGGTCTGCGGTCGTGGCTCACGGCCGCGCCGGTGACGGTGGTGGCCGGGCGGGTCGCGCGCGCCGAGCACGGGCACCACGGCTCGACGGTGGTGCTCGCCGACGACCGTCGGCTCGCCACGGCGGTAGTCGTGGACGCGTCGGGGCGGAACCGGGTGCTGTCCGGCGGCCCGCCTCGTGGGCACCGCGCCGAGCAGACCGCGTACGGGCTGGTCCTGCCGGCCGCCGACGCCGAGCGGCTGGTGCCCGGCGCTTCGGACACGGCCGTGTTCATGGACTGGCGCGACGGCGCGCCGAGCTTCCGCTACCTGCTCCCGCTGGGCGACGGCTCGGTGCTCGTCGAAGAGACGTCACTCGCGCACCGGCCGGGCGTGCCGGTGGAAGAGCTCGCCGCGCGGCTGCGGACCCGGCTCGCGGGCGCGGGGCTGCGGCCGCACGGCCGGGAGGAACGGGTGCGGATCGTGCTCGACGTACCGCTGCCGGGGCGCGGCGCGGTGGTCCCGTTCGGGGTCGCCGCCGGGCTCGTGCACCCCGCCACCGGGTACAGCGTCGCGACCGCGCTGCGGCTGGCTCCGCGCGTGGCCGCGGCGCTGGCGGGCGCCTTCGAGGCCGGGCCACGGGCAGCCGTGCGCGCGGCCCGCCGGACACTGTGGACGACCGAGGCGCGGGCCGTGCATTCCCTGCGGCAGTACGGATTGCGCGCTTTGCGCCGGATGTCGCCCGCCGAGCTCGCCGAGTTCTTCGACCTCTTCTTCGCGCTGCCGGCTCCGGTGCAGCAGGCCTACACGTCGGGCCGGGAAGACCTGCCGGGCACGGCGGCGGCGATGGCCCGGCTGTTCCGCGCGGCGCCGCCGACGCTGCGCGCGCGGCTCGCGGGCCGCCGGCCGAATACGATTCGGTAA
- a CDS encoding deoxyguanosinetriphosphate triphosphohydrolase family protein yields MAETDPRAARRDPSSSVGGFTDLATSPFRIDRDRIAASPFFARLGGVTQVVSAGGAGLLHNRLTHSLKVAQVARAIAERITAASESAELAAKLGGCDPDVCEAAALAHDLGHPPFGHLGEQTLDRIARHRFSLADGFEGNAQTFRILTTTDVRGPSAIGLDLTAAVRAAVLKYPWARLHYPEPHPTEMRTPPRGAAEPDGSPGTGASKFSAYATELDDFAQARGPFIGRIEPWQQTVEASVMDTADDIAYAIHDLQDFHRIGVLQHAPVAAELGEWLDQALELASLDDERVAAELRRPGRSLEQLRRRMHLKDGWIADDDAFAAAVRRVQRELVDGLLENGFDGSIEAEQATAAFSAGWISRLVDGVFVLSSPSTRSGHVSLRTAQWHEVQVLKFVHRRFVLLRPDLALHQRGQASLVTTLVDALDAWLLDRDEIGRLPRRLHDLVELAQDEYAGLVHTMPEVLVGATGERVEGTDAVRGLARGRAVVDFVASLTDKQAVTLLDALSGRAAQPWSDSFVL; encoded by the coding sequence ATGGCCGAGACCGACCCGAGAGCCGCGCGCAGGGACCCGTCGAGCTCCGTGGGCGGGTTCACGGACCTCGCCACCAGCCCGTTCCGCATCGATCGCGACCGCATCGCCGCGTCGCCGTTCTTCGCGCGCCTGGGCGGGGTCACGCAGGTGGTCAGCGCCGGCGGCGCCGGGCTGCTGCACAACCGGCTCACCCACAGCCTCAAGGTCGCGCAGGTCGCCCGCGCGATCGCCGAGCGGATCACCGCGGCCAGCGAGTCGGCCGAGCTGGCCGCGAAGCTCGGCGGCTGTGACCCCGACGTCTGCGAGGCCGCCGCGCTCGCCCACGACCTCGGGCACCCGCCGTTCGGCCACCTCGGCGAGCAGACGCTCGACCGCATCGCCCGCCACCGGTTCAGCCTGGCCGACGGCTTCGAGGGCAACGCGCAGACGTTTCGCATCCTCACCACCACCGACGTGCGCGGTCCATCGGCGATCGGTCTCGACCTCACCGCGGCCGTGCGCGCCGCGGTGCTGAAGTACCCGTGGGCGCGGCTGCACTACCCCGAGCCGCACCCCACGGAAATGCGCACGCCTCCCCGCGGCGCGGCCGAGCCCGACGGCTCACCGGGCACCGGCGCGAGCAAGTTTTCCGCCTACGCCACCGAACTCGACGACTTCGCGCAGGCGCGTGGCCCGTTCATCGGGCGCATCGAGCCCTGGCAGCAGACCGTGGAGGCGTCGGTGATGGACACCGCCGACGACATCGCCTACGCGATCCACGACCTGCAGGACTTCCACCGCATCGGCGTGCTGCAGCACGCGCCGGTCGCCGCGGAGCTGGGGGAGTGGCTCGACCAGGCGCTGGAGCTGGCCTCGCTCGACGACGAGCGGGTCGCCGCGGAGCTGCGCCGCCCCGGCCGTTCGCTCGAACAGCTGCGCCGGCGCATGCACCTCAAGGACGGCTGGATCGCCGACGACGACGCGTTCGCCGCCGCGGTCCGGCGCGTGCAGCGAGAGCTCGTCGACGGGCTGCTGGAGAACGGCTTCGACGGTTCGATCGAGGCCGAGCAGGCCACGGCCGCGTTCTCGGCCGGCTGGATCTCGCGGCTCGTCGACGGCGTCTTCGTGCTGTCCTCGCCCTCCACTCGGTCCGGGCACGTCTCGCTGCGCACCGCGCAGTGGCACGAGGTGCAGGTGCTCAAGTTCGTGCACCGCCGGTTCGTGCTCCTGCGCCCGGACCTCGCGCTGCACCAGCGCGGGCAGGCCAGCCTCGTGACCACGCTCGTCGACGCGCTCGACGCGTGGCTGCTCGACCGAGACGAGATCGGCCGGCTGCCCCGCCGGCTGCACGACCTCGTGGAGCTCGCGCAGGACGAGTACGCCGGACTGGTCCACACCATGCCGGAAGTGCTCGTGGGCGCGACCGGCGAACGCGTGGAGGGCACCGACGCAGTGCGCGGCCTCGCGCGCGGGCGCGCCGTGGTCGACTTTGTGGCTTCGCTCACCGACAAGCAGGCCGTGACGCTGCTCGACGCGCTGTCCGGGCGCGCCGCGCAGCCGTGGTCGGACTCGTTCGTGCTCTGA